A window of the Sphingobium sp. CAP-1 genome harbors these coding sequences:
- a CDS encoding VIT1/CCC1 transporter family protein, translating to MDTQTTPQPHHAVHYVNRVGWLRATVLGANDGIVSTASLMTGIAASGASAQAILLSGIAALVAGAMSMAAGEYVSVSAQSDTERADLAKERKALATQPHAEWVELRDIYVERGLTPDLAGQVAEQLMAADALGAHARDELGISDLATARPVQAALASAASFAAGATPAVLAAAVAPASGAIPAIVGTCLLCLILLGHVGAKLGGAKPLRSILRTLFWGALAMATTAGAGHLFGAAI from the coding sequence ATGGACACGCAAACCACCCCGCAGCCTCATCATGCCGTCCATTATGTCAACCGCGTGGGCTGGCTGCGCGCGACGGTGCTGGGGGCCAATGACGGGATCGTCTCCACCGCCAGCCTGATGACCGGCATCGCCGCGTCGGGCGCCAGCGCGCAGGCGATCCTGTTGTCGGGCATCGCTGCTCTGGTCGCCGGCGCGATGTCGATGGCGGCAGGCGAATATGTCTCGGTCAGCGCCCAGTCCGACACCGAGCGCGCCGACCTTGCCAAGGAAAGGAAGGCGCTGGCGACCCAGCCCCATGCCGAATGGGTGGAATTGCGCGACATCTATGTCGAACGCGGCCTGACCCCGGATCTGGCCGGGCAGGTGGCCGAGCAGTTGATGGCGGCCGACGCGCTGGGCGCCCATGCCCGCGACGAACTGGGCATATCCGATCTGGCGACGGCGCGGCCGGTGCAGGCGGCGCTTGCGTCGGCCGCCAGTTTCGCCGCCGGAGCGACGCCCGCCGTGCTGGCCGCCGCCGTCGCGCCTGCCAGCGGCGCGATTCCCGCGATCGTCGGCACCTGCCTGCTCTGCCTCATCCTGCTCGGTCATGTCGGGGCAAAGCTGGGCGGGGCGAAGCCGCTGCGCTCGATCCTGCGCACATTGTTCTGGGGCGCGCTGGCGATGGCGACAACCGCTGGCGCGGGGCATCTGTTCGGCGCGGCGATTTGA
- a CDS encoding M20/M25/M40 family metallo-hydrolase, with amino-acid sequence MIRSLLFGALLLGGAPIAHAALSPAERKIDATVEAGYEPTVALLERLVNQNSGSMNLAGVKAVADMLRPEYEALGFTVTWQPMDAVKRAGHLIAVHKGRAGGTKMLLIGHLDTVFEPDSPFQTFKREGDFARGPGAADDKGGVATMLLALKAMQAAGTLKNANIEVVLTGDEEDSGDPVAIARADLVAAGKRADVALDFEGLSQEDGRDMGSIARRSSNSWTLTTTGRSGHSSGIFSASAGDGAIYELARIITAFRQQLPEPNLTFNVGLIGGGQSADVDKDGVRIAVTGKTNIIPPVAVAKGDFRTLSEEQTKRVQAKMQAIVDSGHLTGTGASITFDLGYPSMAPTQGNRALLGRLNGINRDLGLPEMPALDPLKRGAGDISFVADDVDGLVGLGPASSGDHSPAEKVDLASMKRQAKRAAILMSRLAAEKGRK; translated from the coding sequence ATGATCCGATCGCTGCTTTTCGGCGCGCTGCTGTTGGGTGGCGCGCCGATCGCCCATGCCGCCCTGTCGCCGGCCGAACGGAAGATCGACGCCACGGTCGAGGCGGGCTATGAACCGACCGTCGCGCTGCTCGAACGGCTGGTGAACCAGAATAGCGGGTCGATGAACCTGGCCGGGGTGAAGGCGGTCGCCGACATGTTGCGCCCGGAATATGAGGCGCTGGGCTTTACCGTGACATGGCAGCCGATGGATGCGGTCAAGCGTGCCGGCCATCTGATCGCCGTGCATAAGGGCAGGGCGGGCGGCACGAAGATGCTGCTGATCGGCCATCTCGACACCGTGTTCGAGCCGGATTCGCCATTTCAGACTTTCAAGCGGGAGGGCGATTTTGCTCGTGGTCCGGGCGCCGCCGACGACAAGGGCGGGGTGGCGACGATGCTGCTGGCGCTGAAAGCGATGCAGGCCGCCGGCACGCTCAAAAACGCCAATATCGAAGTGGTGCTGACCGGCGACGAGGAGGATTCGGGCGATCCCGTCGCCATCGCCCGCGCCGATCTGGTCGCGGCCGGCAAGCGCGCCGACGTGGCGCTCGATTTCGAGGGGCTGTCTCAGGAGGATGGCCGGGATATGGGGTCGATCGCCCGCCGTTCCTCCAATAGCTGGACGCTGACCACGACCGGCCGGTCGGGGCATAGTTCGGGCATCTTTTCGGCCAGCGCGGGTGATGGTGCGATCTATGAACTGGCGCGGATCATCACCGCTTTTCGCCAGCAATTGCCCGAACCCAATCTGACCTTCAATGTCGGCCTGATCGGCGGCGGCCAGAGCGCCGATGTCGACAAGGACGGCGTGCGGATCGCGGTGACGGGCAAGACCAACATCATCCCGCCGGTCGCGGTGGCGAAGGGCGATTTCCGCACGCTGAGCGAAGAACAAACCAAACGCGTGCAGGCGAAGATGCAGGCGATCGTCGATAGCGGCCATCTGACCGGCACCGGCGCCAGCATCACCTTCGACCTTGGCTATCCGTCGATGGCGCCGACGCAGGGCAACCGGGCGCTGCTGGGCAGGCTCAACGGCATCAATCGCGACCTTGGCCTACCCGAAATGCCCGCGCTCGATCCGTTGAAGCGCGGCGCGGGCGACATCAGCTTCGTCGCGGACGATGTGGACGGGCTGGTCGGCCTTGGCCCCGCATCGAGCGGCGACCATAGCCCGGCGGAAAAGGTCGACCTCGCCAGCATGAAGCGCCAGGCCAAGCGCGCCGCCATTCTGATGAGCCGGCTGGCGGCGGAGAAGGGGCGGAAGTAA
- the sppA gene encoding signal peptide peptidase SppA → MAFVKGAWRILVAIKDGLVLLFLLLFFGLLYAALSFSPKPAQSVRSGALLLDLDGSIVEQPAEVGAMQLLSGSGPDAKEYRLSDILAALDAAKSDDKVKAVVLNLDGFLGGGQVTMARVGKALDGVRAAKKPVLAYATLYSDDGYQLAAHASEVWSDPLGGVALLGRGGSNLYYKGLIDKLGVNTHVYRVGTYKSFVEPFIRTDQSPEAKQANQALADALWQDWQEDVTKARPKAKIAAYAADPLGAAQSAGGNIAKAALAAGLVDKLGDEAAFGQHVAQIAGDAADDKPGSFASIDLAAYVKARRPANDGQIGVLTVAGDIVDGEAGPGTAAGDTISDLLLTALDEKDLKALVVRVDSPGGSVMASEKIRGAILQAKKAGLPVVVSMGNVAASGGYWVSTPGDIIFAEPDTITGSIGVFGIIPSFEGTLAKMGITTDGVRTTPLSGQPDVAGGTTPQFDQIMQLGVEDIYRRFVGLVAQSRKKSPDAIDAIAQGRVWDGGTARQIGLVDRFGGLEDAIAEAARRAKLDPAKARAYAIEKKPDAFTEFVQSIVEREKDDAGAPRDMLARQAWMQRGWAMQAVSDVKALVMGAGVRADCLECRGYGAPKPRNVAEERGMLAMLAAVWR, encoded by the coding sequence TTCACCCAAACCGGCGCAAAGCGTGCGCAGCGGCGCGCTGCTGCTCGATCTGGACGGCTCCATCGTGGAACAGCCGGCCGAAGTGGGCGCGATGCAGCTACTGAGCGGCTCTGGCCCGGACGCGAAAGAATATCGGCTGTCCGACATCCTCGCCGCGCTGGACGCCGCGAAAAGCGACGACAAGGTCAAGGCCGTGGTGCTGAACCTCGACGGTTTTCTGGGCGGCGGTCAGGTCACGATGGCCCGCGTCGGCAAGGCGCTCGATGGCGTGCGCGCGGCGAAGAAACCGGTGCTGGCCTATGCCACCCTCTATAGCGACGATGGCTATCAACTGGCCGCCCATGCCAGCGAAGTGTGGAGCGACCCGCTGGGCGGCGTCGCCCTATTGGGCCGGGGCGGCTCCAACCTCTATTATAAGGGGCTGATCGACAAATTGGGCGTCAACACCCATGTCTATCGCGTCGGCACCTATAAAAGCTTCGTCGAACCCTTTATCCGCACCGACCAGTCGCCCGAAGCGAAACAGGCCAATCAGGCGCTGGCCGATGCGCTGTGGCAGGACTGGCAGGAGGATGTGACCAAGGCGCGGCCCAAAGCGAAGATCGCCGCCTATGCCGCCGATCCGCTGGGCGCGGCGCAATCGGCCGGCGGCAATATTGCCAAAGCGGCGCTGGCGGCCGGGCTGGTCGACAAACTCGGCGACGAGGCTGCCTTTGGCCAACATGTGGCGCAGATCGCCGGCGATGCGGCGGACGACAAGCCGGGCAGCTTCGCCAGCATCGATCTTGCCGCCTATGTGAAGGCGCGCAGGCCCGCCAATGACGGGCAAATCGGCGTGCTGACGGTCGCGGGCGACATTGTCGATGGTGAAGCCGGTCCCGGCACCGCGGCGGGCGACACCATATCCGACCTGCTGCTGACCGCGCTGGATGAGAAGGATCTGAAAGCGCTGGTCGTGCGGGTCGATTCGCCCGGCGGCTCCGTCATGGCGTCGGAAAAGATTCGCGGCGCCATTTTGCAGGCCAAGAAGGCCGGGCTGCCGGTGGTCGTCTCGATGGGCAATGTCGCGGCCAGCGGCGGATACTGGGTGTCGACGCCGGGCGACATCATCTTCGCCGAACCGGACACGATCACCGGATCGATCGGCGTGTTCGGCATCATTCCCAGCTTTGAAGGCACGCTGGCGAAGATGGGCATCACCACCGACGGGGTACGCACCACGCCGCTGTCCGGCCAGCCCGACGTGGCGGGCGGCACCACGCCGCAATTCGACCAAATCATGCAATTGGGGGTCGAGGACATCTATCGCCGCTTCGTCGGCCTCGTCGCGCAGTCGCGCAAAAAGTCACCGGACGCGATCGACGCCATCGCACAGGGCCGCGTCTGGGACGGCGGCACCGCGCGCCAGATCGGGCTGGTCGATCGCTTCGGCGGGCTGGAGGACGCCATCGCCGAAGCCGCGCGCCGGGCGAAGCTCGACCCCGCCAAGGCCCGCGCCTATGCGATCGAAAAAAAGCCCGACGCCTTCACCGAATTTGTCCAGTCGATCGTGGAGCGCGAGAAGGACGATGCGGGCGCGCCACGCGACATGCTGGCGCGGCAGGCATGGATGCAGCGCGGCTGGGCGATGCAGGCGGTGTCCGATGTCAAGGCGCTGGTCATGGGCGCGGGCGTGCGCGCCGACTGTCTGGAATGCCGCGGCTATGGTGCGCCGAAGCCGCGCAACGTGGCGGAGGAGCGCGGGATGCTGGCGATGCTGGCGGCGGTTTGGCGGTGA
- a CDS encoding ABC-F family ATP-binding cassette domain-containing protein: MAAPILSFENLGLSQGSHWLFRGLNIAVGARDRLALIGRNGVGKTTLLKLLGGQIEPDEGVRSVQPGARVITLEQDPDVTPFATLHDFALAGEFAPPAHEVEAIADQLGIDLSREARTASGGERRRAAIARALASEPDLLLLDEPTNHLDIAAIDWIETWMARYNGAFIVISHDRAFLTRLTRQTLWLDRGQMRRNEIGFGGFEQWMEAVYAEEARAAEKLDAKLKIEAHWLERGVTARRKRNQGRLAKLWEMRAQRAAMQGPQGTAKIAVASDDSKTKSVIKAEHVTKMFGAEENRRTIIKDFSLRVQRGDRIGIVGGNGAGKSTLLKLLTGELEPDSGSVTLAKTLDMIFIDQQRSLMQGDKTVRDVLAEGGDWIDVRGVRKHVHGYLKEFLFDPSLAEAKVATLSGGERSRLLFAREFARESNLLVLDEPTNDLDLETLDLLQEVIADYDGTVLIVSHDRDFLDRTVTVTLGLDGSGTADVIVGGYADWIAKRDPRRAPKVEKKDAAPPPPPRPVSAKLSYKDQRDLDLLPKRIEKLEAAIARDEEALHDPALYTRDPKKFAALTAAVEKARAEKDAAEERWLELAEKAEGLAG; this comes from the coding sequence ATGGCAGCTCCTATCCTCTCATTCGAAAATCTCGGCCTTTCGCAAGGCTCCCACTGGCTGTTCCGTGGCCTCAATATCGCCGTCGGGGCAAGGGACCGGCTGGCGCTGATCGGGCGCAACGGCGTGGGCAAGACGACCCTGCTCAAATTGCTGGGCGGACAGATTGAGCCGGATGAAGGCGTGCGGTCGGTGCAGCCGGGCGCGCGGGTCATCACGCTGGAGCAAGACCCGGATGTGACGCCGTTCGCCACGCTGCATGATTTCGCGCTGGCCGGCGAATTTGCGCCGCCCGCGCATGAGGTGGAGGCGATCGCCGACCAGCTCGGTATCGACCTCAGCCGCGAAGCCAGGACCGCGAGCGGGGGCGAGCGCCGTCGCGCCGCCATCGCCCGCGCGCTGGCGAGCGAGCCGGACCTGCTGCTGCTGGACGAGCCGACCAACCATCTGGACATCGCCGCGATCGACTGGATCGAGACGTGGATGGCGCGGTATAATGGCGCGTTCATCGTCATCAGCCATGACCGCGCCTTTCTGACGCGGTTGACGCGCCAGACCTTGTGGCTGGACCGGGGCCAGATGCGCCGCAACGAGATCGGCTTCGGCGGGTTCGAGCAATGGATGGAAGCGGTCTATGCCGAGGAGGCGCGGGCGGCCGAGAAGCTGGACGCCAAGCTGAAGATCGAGGCGCACTGGCTGGAGCGCGGCGTCACCGCGCGGCGCAAGCGCAATCAGGGTCGCCTGGCGAAACTGTGGGAAATGCGCGCCCAGCGCGCGGCGATGCAGGGGCCGCAGGGCACCGCCAAGATCGCGGTCGCCAGCGACGACAGCAAGACCAAGAGCGTCATCAAGGCCGAACATGTCACCAAGATGTTCGGCGCCGAAGAGAATAGGCGCACGATCATCAAGGATTTCTCGCTCCGCGTGCAGCGCGGCGACCGGATCGGTATCGTCGGCGGCAATGGCGCGGGCAAATCGACGCTGCTCAAGCTGCTGACCGGCGAACTGGAACCCGATAGCGGCAGCGTGACGCTGGCCAAAACGCTGGACATGATCTTCATCGATCAGCAGCGCAGCCTGATGCAGGGCGACAAGACGGTCCGCGACGTTCTGGCCGAGGGCGGCGACTGGATCGACGTGCGCGGGGTGCGCAAGCATGTCCATGGCTATCTCAAGGAATTTCTGTTCGATCCGTCGCTGGCCGAGGCGAAGGTGGCGACACTGTCTGGGGGGGAGCGTTCGCGGCTGTTGTTCGCGCGGGAATTTGCGCGCGAATCCAACCTGCTGGTGCTGGACGAGCCGACCAACGATCTCGACCTCGAAACGCTCGACCTGTTGCAGGAAGTGATCGCCGATTATGACGGCACGGTCCTGATCGTCAGCCATGACCGCGATTTCCTTGATCGCACGGTGACGGTGACGTTGGGGCTGGACGGCAGCGGCACGGCCGACGTGATCGTCGGCGGCTATGCCGACTGGATCGCCAAGCGCGATCCCCGCCGCGCGCCGAAGGTGGAGAAGAAGGACGCCGCGCCGCCCCCGCCGCCCAGGCCCGTATCGGCGAAATTGAGCTACAAGGACCAGCGCGACCTCGATCTGCTCCCCAAGCGGATCGAGAAACTGGAAGCGGCGATCGCCCGCGACGAGGAGGCACTGCACGACCCGGCGCTCTATACGCGCGACCCGAAGAAATTCGCCGCGCTGACCGCTGCGGTGGAAAAGGCGCGCGCCGAAAAGGATGCGGCCGAGGAGCGCTGGCTGGAACTGGCGGAAAAGGCGGAAGGGCTGGCGGGCTAA
- a CDS encoding SIMPL domain-containing protein: MKSALALMALGAAALPIAAVAQTSVTIAETAPIVTLNVTESVEAAPDVATVGTGVQTRALTAQAAMQDNAAKTEKLIAALARAGIAKKDIQTSGINLSAQYDYSNRDGEQTGPRFIGYEASNQLSVKLRDIGKVGASLDAMVAAGATNISGPNFSIDNPSPLIVQARGAALKSAKAQADFYAQAAGYRSARLVSISESNSGGQPPMPMAMTARFKADSAPVTPVEPGQVSASVTLTVQYALEK; the protein is encoded by the coding sequence ATGAAATCCGCTCTCGCCCTGATGGCGCTTGGCGCCGCCGCCCTTCCGATCGCGGCGGTGGCCCAGACCAGCGTCACCATCGCAGAGACGGCGCCAATCGTGACCCTGAACGTCACGGAAAGCGTCGAGGCCGCGCCCGATGTCGCGACCGTCGGCACCGGCGTCCAGACCCGCGCGCTCACCGCGCAGGCCGCCATGCAGGACAATGCCGCAAAAACCGAAAAGCTGATCGCCGCGCTCGCCAGGGCCGGGATCGCCAAGAAGGATATCCAGACCAGCGGCATCAATCTGTCCGCCCAATATGACTATAGCAATCGCGACGGTGAACAGACCGGGCCGCGCTTCATCGGCTATGAAGCATCGAACCAGCTTTCGGTGAAGCTGCGCGATATCGGGAAGGTCGGCGCGTCGCTCGACGCGATGGTCGCCGCCGGTGCAACCAATATCAGCGGGCCGAACTTCTCGATCGACAATCCCTCGCCGCTGATCGTGCAGGCGCGTGGCGCGGCGCTGAAAAGTGCGAAGGCGCAGGCCGATTTTTATGCGCAGGCGGCGGGCTACCGGTCGGCGCGACTGGTGTCGATCAGCGAAAGCAACAGCGGCGGCCAGCCGCCCATGCCGATGGCGATGACCGCCCGTTTCAAGGCGGATTCGGCCCCCGTCACCCCGGTCGAACCTGGTCAGGTCAGCGCGTCGGTGACGCTGACCGTGCAATATGCGCTGGAGAAATAA
- a CDS encoding sensor histidine kinase encodes MIGIAALWISVLLIGGGVALDRVLSDAITRNFDDGMNYVLTAMIAASEIGPDGEVLFNRELADQRFLEPNSGLYYQISARGHEDWRSRSLWDRALKVTAEHHDRQLHVYNSKQFPGEDLRIMERTVVLPGSGTRWMFMVAQAREGLDAQIRTLRSTLFKSFALLALGLFVLATLQTIYGLRPLRKVRLEIIRMRDGQKSRVTEPMPAEVLPMVEELNALLAHNERQAEEARTHAGNLAHALKTPLTVIMNAATAQAPDLGDAVIREATTMRRQVDHHLARARAVGRRGAAQSRAEVWPSLTAVERAVQRLYPDARVDMDGDKDAAVRVERQDLDEMLGNLIENAAKYGGGSVFATVVARAGGMVEIQVEDDGMGIPEADRVRIFDRGVRLDSGKPGTGLGLAIVRDVAEIYGGSVALEESEDLGGLLVRLRLPAA; translated from the coding sequence ATGATCGGCATCGCCGCCTTGTGGATCAGCGTGCTGCTGATCGGCGGGGGGGTGGCGCTGGACCGGGTGCTGTCGGATGCGATCACCCGCAATTTCGACGACGGCATGAATTATGTGCTGACCGCGATGATCGCCGCGTCCGAAATCGGCCCGGACGGCGAAGTGCTGTTCAACCGCGAACTGGCGGACCAGCGCTTCCTCGAACCCAATAGCGGCCTTTATTACCAGATCAGCGCCAGGGGGCATGAGGACTGGCGATCCCGTTCCCTGTGGGACCGCGCGCTCAAAGTGACGGCGGAACATCATGACCGCCAGCTTCATGTCTATAACAGCAAGCAATTCCCCGGCGAGGATTTGCGCATCATGGAGCGCACCGTCGTTTTGCCCGGCTCCGGCACCCGCTGGATGTTCATGGTGGCGCAGGCGCGCGAGGGGCTGGACGCGCAAATCAGGACGCTGCGATCCACCCTGTTCAAGAGCTTCGCGCTGCTGGCGCTCGGCCTGTTCGTGCTGGCGACGCTCCAGACCATCTATGGCCTGCGTCCGCTGCGCAAGGTGCGGCTGGAAATCATCCGAATGCGCGACGGGCAAAAGAGCCGCGTGACCGAACCCATGCCCGCAGAGGTGCTGCCCATGGTCGAGGAACTCAACGCCCTGCTCGCCCATAATGAGCGGCAGGCGGAGGAGGCGCGCACCCATGCCGGCAATCTCGCTCATGCGCTCAAGACACCGCTGACCGTCATCATGAACGCCGCCACCGCGCAGGCGCCCGACCTGGGCGATGCGGTGATCCGCGAGGCGACGACGATGCGGCGACAGGTCGACCATCACCTCGCCCGCGCCCGCGCCGTCGGCCGGCGCGGCGCGGCGCAGAGCCGGGCCGAGGTCTGGCCAAGCCTCACCGCCGTAGAGCGCGCCGTCCAGCGCCTCTATCCCGACGCCCGCGTCGACATGGACGGCGACAAGGACGCCGCCGTCCGGGTCGAGCGGCAGGATCTGGACGAAATGCTCGGCAACCTCATCGAAAACGCCGCCAAATATGGCGGCGGCAGCGTGTTCGCGACGGTGGTGGCGCGCGCTGGCGGCATGGTGGAGATACAGGTCGAGGATGACGGCATGGGCATACCGGAAGCCGACCGGGTCCGCATCTTCGACCGGGGCGTCCGCCTCGATTCGGGCAAGCCCGGCACCGGCCTCGGCCTCGCCATCGTGCGCGACGTGGCGGAAATCTACGGCGGATCGGTCGCGTTGGAAGAAAGCGAGGATCTGGGCGGGCTGCTGGTACGGTTAAGGTTGCCGGCGGCGTGA
- a CDS encoding response regulator transcription factor, whose translation MRLLIVEDEPNLGQQLRNTLEGAGYAVDLATDGEDGHFLGSTENYDAVVLDLGLPTIDGLTVLDRWRKEGRAFPVLVLTARDSWSDKVAGLDAGADDYLAKPFQSEELIARLRALIRRASGNASSELIAGDVRLDTRSGKVTLSGDPVKLTAQEYKLLSYLLHHKGKVVSRTELIEHIYDQDFDRDSNTIEVFVTRIRKKLGADVITTIRGLGYSLDEPGR comes from the coding sequence ATGCGTCTGCTGATCGTCGAGGATGAACCGAATCTGGGCCAGCAGCTCAGGAACACGCTGGAGGGCGCGGGCTATGCCGTCGACCTCGCCACCGATGGCGAGGACGGTCATTTCCTGGGGTCCACCGAAAATTATGACGCGGTGGTGCTGGACCTTGGCCTGCCCACGATCGACGGCCTCACCGTGCTGGACCGCTGGCGCAAGGAAGGCCGCGCCTTCCCGGTGCTGGTGCTGACGGCACGCGATAGCTGGTCGGACAAGGTGGCCGGGCTGGATGCGGGCGCGGACGACTATCTCGCCAAGCCCTTCCAGAGCGAGGAACTGATCGCCCGGCTGCGCGCGCTCATCCGCCGCGCGTCGGGCAATGCGTCGAGCGAACTGATCGCCGGCGACGTGCGGCTCGACACGCGATCGGGCAAGGTGACGCTCAGCGGCGATCCGGTAAAGCTGACCGCGCAGGAATATAAGCTGCTCAGCTACCTGCTCCACCACAAGGGCAAGGTGGTCAGCCGCACCGAACTGATCGAACATATTTACGATCAGGATTTCGACCGCGATTCCAACACGATCGAAGTGTTCGTGACGCGCATCCGCAAGAAGCTGGGCGCGGATGTCATCACCACCATCCGCGGCCTTGGCTACAGCCTGGACGAGCCGGGGCGGTAA
- a CDS encoding trimeric intracellular cation channel family protein, with protein MLPHPPSLATSIGPVLEALSILGTFVFAASGALAAARLRQTLVTFAFFALVTGVGGGTVRDLLIGAPVFWVADAVPAIACMIAALLVWFTPRRWWSARALDWLDAIGLAAFAVFGAAKAMSFGVPPFVAGMMGVVTGCVGGIMRDLLAGEPSILLRPELYVTAAAFASGLFVALRWMGLDVPVAGVIAALLGFGLRAVAIWRGLGLPVYREEG; from the coding sequence ATGCTCCCTCATCCCCCCTCGCTCGCCACCTCCATCGGCCCGGTGCTGGAAGCGCTGAGCATTCTTGGCACCTTCGTTTTTGCCGCGTCGGGCGCGCTGGCGGCGGCGCGGTTGCGGCAGACGCTCGTGACCTTCGCCTTCTTTGCGCTGGTGACGGGGGTAGGCGGCGGCACGGTGCGCGACCTGCTGATCGGCGCGCCGGTATTCTGGGTGGCGGACGCGGTGCCGGCGATCGCCTGCATGATCGCGGCGCTGCTGGTGTGGTTCACCCCGCGCCGCTGGTGGAGCGCCCGCGCGCTCGACTGGCTCGACGCGATCGGGCTGGCCGCCTTCGCCGTGTTCGGCGCGGCCAAGGCAATGAGCTTCGGCGTTCCGCCCTTCGTCGCTGGGATGATGGGCGTCGTCACCGGCTGCGTCGGCGGCATCATGCGCGATCTGCTGGCGGGGGAACCGTCGATCCTGCTGCGACCGGAGCTGTATGTGACGGCTGCGGCCTTCGCATCGGGGCTGTTCGTGGCGCTGCGCTGGATGGGCCTCGACGTGCCGGTCGCGGGTGTGATCGCCGCGCTGCTGGGCTTCGGGTTGCGTGCGGTGGCGATATGGCGCGGGCTGGGGCTGCCGGTGTATCGGGAGGAGGGGTAG
- a CDS encoding DMT family transporter, with protein MTNRHWSALVPTTAFVLLWSSGAIISEVALRHGSPFAVLILRYLIAFVVLVAVAAWNRTLLPARGSRGRVALIGFSIAGLYSACYLMALDNGVTPGALATLLGVQPILTLFVTERRITALRMIGLGCALLGLGLVVSDGLTAVHFNGRGLVFAGLSLLGITAGSIWQKRETQAPWTVLPLQYAMGLAFAGVAAPFAPFHASWHPGFVLSVLWLGLVISVGTTFLFYRLIARGNLVNVTSLFYLVPGVTAAMDWIILGHPMTGAMMAGLGLIVIGLLLVFRQKRD; from the coding sequence ATGACCAATCGTCATTGGTCGGCTCTTGTGCCGACGACTGCTTTCGTCCTGCTGTGGAGCAGTGGCGCTATCATATCCGAAGTCGCCCTTCGGCACGGTTCTCCCTTTGCCGTGCTGATTCTGCGCTATCTCATCGCCTTCGTCGTGCTTGTCGCCGTTGCCGCGTGGAACCGGACGCTGCTTCCGGCGCGGGGATCGCGCGGGCGGGTCGCGCTGATCGGTTTTTCCATCGCGGGCCTCTATTCCGCTTGCTACCTGATGGCGCTCGATAATGGCGTGACGCCGGGTGCGCTTGCGACGCTGTTGGGCGTGCAGCCGATCCTGACCCTGTTCGTGACGGAGCGCCGGATCACGGCGCTGCGCATGATCGGGCTGGGCTGTGCGTTGCTGGGGCTTGGGCTGGTGGTGTCGGATGGCTTGACGGCAGTGCATTTCAACGGCCGGGGACTGGTGTTCGCGGGGCTGTCGCTGCTGGGTATCACGGCCGGGTCGATCTGGCAGAAGCGGGAGACACAGGCACCCTGGACGGTGTTGCCGCTGCAATATGCGATGGGGCTGGCCTTTGCCGGAGTGGCTGCGCCGTTCGCGCCTTTCCATGCATCCTGGCATCCGGGGTTCGTGCTGTCGGTCCTGTGGCTGGGGCTGGTGATTTCGGTCGGGACGACCTTCCTGTTCTACCGCCTGATTGCCAGGGGGAATCTCGTCAATGTGACGAGCCTCTTCTACCTTGTGCCGGGCGTGACCGCCGCGATGGACTGGATCATTCTGGGGCATCCCATGACGGGGGCGATGATGGCCGGGCTGGGCCTGATCGTCATCGGGTTGCTGCTGGTGTTCCGACAAAAGCGCGACTGA
- a CDS encoding glutathione peroxidase — MTDIQQIPLKTIKGADASLADYAGKVVLAVNVASKCGLTPQYEGLEALYADYKDKGLVVAGFPANDFGAQEPGSNDEIATFCTTNFGVDFPMFEKIVVTGPDKHPLYAALTSAQPEAQGEGDAFREKLKGYGMTPNPVPEVLWNFEKFLIAKDGSVAARFAPTTAPDDPALVAAIEAELAK, encoded by the coding sequence ATGACCGATATCCAGCAAATTCCGCTCAAGACCATCAAGGGCGCCGACGCCAGCCTGGCCGACTATGCCGGCAAGGTGGTGCTGGCGGTCAATGTCGCGTCCAAATGCGGTCTGACCCCGCAATATGAAGGGCTGGAGGCGCTCTACGCCGATTATAAGGACAAGGGGCTGGTGGTCGCGGGCTTCCCCGCCAATGATTTCGGCGCGCAGGAGCCGGGCAGCAATGACGAGATCGCGACCTTCTGCACGACCAATTTCGGCGTGGATTTTCCGATGTTCGAAAAGATCGTCGTCACCGGCCCGGACAAGCATCCGCTCTACGCCGCGCTGACCAGCGCCCAGCCGGAAGCGCAGGGCGAGGGCGACGCATTCCGTGAGAAGCTCAAAGGCTATGGCATGACCCCCAATCCGGTGCCTGAAGTCCTCTGGAACTTCGAGAAGTTCCTGATCGCGAAGGATGGCAGCGTCGCCGCCCGCTTCGCGCCCACCACCGCGCCGGACGACCCGGCGCTGGTCGCCGCGATCGAGGCTGAACTGGCCAAATGA